Genomic window (Vibrio pomeroyi):
GCGCAGCCTCTCCTGAATAATACCTCACGACAACAACCTGAGATTAAGCCAGATACCTCCTCTAAATAAAAACGGGAAGCTAACTTAGCTTCCCGTTTTTATTTCAATTCTATTCTATTCAATCATTAGCGTAGATGACTGACTTAAAAATCACTGGATTTGTTTTTGGATAAACTCGATAGAATGTTGATTGAATTCTTCAGGGTTTTCAACATTACACACGTGACCGCAGTTTGCGATTTCAACCAGTTCACTCGACTCATGCGCCTCAACCATTTCTTTAACGGGCTTGATGAACATGTAGTCACGCTCTCCCATCAAGTAGAGAGTTGGGATTGGTAGCTCTCTATCTTTGAAATACTTCATCAGAGGGTTTACATCAGCCGTCAGGATGAACCAACGTTTAAACTCTTTTTGACAAAGCTTTTTAGCTTCGCGGATAAACAAGTGACGCGATTCTTTCTGGCTTTTTTGCGGCATTACAATGTAAGCAAATAGGCTGTACAGCCACATGTAAGGAATGATGTGCTTACTCAGGTTACCGAGTTTGACCAATACTTGCGAACGAGTGTTGAGTTTGGTTACCGCCCCACCAAGTACCATTGAGCGAACACGGCCTGCTGCTAGCTCTGCAACGTTACGAACAATAATCGTACCAAGAGACATGCCCACGAAGTGTGCAGAACGGATTTTGAGGTGATCTAACACTTTAAGAATATCGAGCGTGACCGATTTGAACGTATAGCGATTCGAAATCAGCTCTTTAAGTAT
Coding sequences:
- a CDS encoding alpha/beta hydrolase; this translates as MSESLLFHKTFTHPTSDEWVVFVHGAGGSSSIWFKQIKAYKQHFNLLLIDLRGHGKSDNILKELISNRYTFKSVTLDILKVLDHLKIRSAHFVGMSLGTIIVRNVAELAAGRVRSMVLGGAVTKLNTRSQVLVKLGNLSKHIIPYMWLYSLFAYIVMPQKSQKESRHLFIREAKKLCQKEFKRWFILTADVNPLMKYFKDRELPIPTLYLMGERDYMFIKPVKEMVEAHESSELVEIANCGHVCNVENPEEFNQHSIEFIQKQIQ